Proteins from a genomic interval of Gemmatimonadaceae bacterium:
- a CDS encoding IS1 family transposase, whose amino-acid sequence MNRLSTEKRVQILYALCEGASINATARQTGASKVTILKLLAEVGTAVLAYQQRVLVNLPCKRIEADEIWSFVGAREKNVPLDEKGRGRGDCWTWTGICADTKLIPCWHVGTRDADAAHLFMEELASRLANRVQLSTDGHNAYLTAVENAFGWNGVDYAMLVKLYGATGDTHGSGKYAPVALTSLEKKPIMGQPDEALISTSYAESHNTRMRTNIRRLTRLTNGHSKKIENHVHAMSLWFMYYNFCRPHMTLTKNNGGIKQTPAMAAGVSDHVWNLGEVVALLAS is encoded by the coding sequence ATGAACCGCCTGTCGACCGAAAAGCGCGTGCAAATCCTCTACGCCCTCTGTGAGGGCGCGTCGATCAATGCGACGGCACGGCAGACGGGTGCGAGCAAGGTCACGATCTTGAAGCTGCTCGCTGAGGTCGGAACGGCGGTTCTCGCTTACCAGCAGCGCGTGCTGGTGAACCTGCCATGCAAGCGCATCGAAGCGGACGAGATTTGGTCATTCGTCGGCGCGCGCGAGAAGAATGTCCCGCTCGATGAGAAGGGACGCGGGCGCGGCGATTGTTGGACGTGGACGGGGATCTGCGCCGACACGAAGCTCATTCCGTGCTGGCACGTCGGCACTCGCGATGCCGACGCTGCGCACTTGTTCATGGAGGAGCTGGCGTCGCGTCTCGCGAACCGCGTGCAGCTCTCGACGGACGGCCACAACGCCTATCTGACGGCGGTGGAGAATGCGTTCGGCTGGAACGGCGTGGACTACGCGATGCTGGTCAAATTGTACGGCGCAACCGGCGATACGCACGGCAGCGGCAAGTACGCGCCCGTCGCCCTCACGTCGCTAGAAAAAAAGCCGATCATGGGCCAGCCGGACGAGGCGCTGATCTCGACCAGTTACGCCGAGTCGCACAACACGCGCATGCGGACCAACATCCGCCGGCTGACGCGCCTCACGAACGGCCACAGCAAGAAGATCGAGAACCACGTGCATGCGATGTCGCTGTGGTTCATGTACTACAATTTCTGTCGTCCGCATATGACGCTGACGAAGAACAACGGCGGGATAAAGCAAACGCCCGCGATGGCAGCGGGCGTGAGCGATCATGTTTGGAATCTCGGCGAAGTGGTCGCCTTACTTGCGTCGTGA
- a CDS encoding PIN domain-containing protein — translation MANKIRRYWDSCCCFGYLLNQANRADKCEPILLDAEVGNCEIVISAWTIAEVLHKKGDKRPFPKESRELLRKFFNRSCFIVAEVDRVIAEAAQDVFWEHDILPKDAVHVATALVANANYLETFDGGLLAKSKKLGGDPVLVIQEPGAERLKAEAKKADKKGQIELPGTLSS, via the coding sequence ATGGCGAATAAGATTCGTCGCTATTGGGATTCCTGCTGCTGTTTCGGCTACCTGTTGAACCAGGCTAACCGTGCCGATAAGTGCGAGCCCATTTTGCTCGACGCGGAAGTCGGGAATTGCGAGATAGTCATATCGGCCTGGACCATCGCGGAAGTGCTCCACAAGAAAGGCGACAAGCGGCCCTTTCCGAAGGAATCGCGCGAGCTGCTACGAAAGTTCTTCAATCGAAGCTGTTTCATCGTCGCCGAAGTGGATCGGGTCATCGCCGAAGCCGCTCAAGACGTGTTCTGGGAACATGACATACTGCCGAAAGACGCCGTACATGTCGCCACCGCGTTGGTGGCGAACGCCAATTATCTAGAGACCTTTGATGGCGGCTTGCTTGCGAAGAGCAAGAAGCTCGGGGGCGACCCAGTACTCGTAATTCAAGAGCCGGGTGCTGAGCGTCTAAAAGCGGAAGCGAAGAAGGCCGATAAGAAGGGGCAAATAGAGCTACCGGGAACGCTTTCGAGCTGA
- the rpmJ gene encoding 50S ribosomal protein L36, whose protein sequence is MKVRTSVKPICEHCKVVKRNGVTRIICKRNPKHKQRQG, encoded by the coding sequence GTGAAAGTCCGCACGAGCGTCAAGCCGATCTGTGAGCATTGCAAAGTTGTGAAGCGCAACGGCGTGACTCGCATCATCTGCAAGCGCAACCCCAAGCACAAGCAGCGTCAGGGTTAA
- the rpsM gene encoding 30S ribosomal protein S13, with protein MARIAGVDLPRDKKVEIGLTYIYGIGRHAAQEIIEKAGIDANLRIRDLTDADVNKIRGVIERDHKVEGALRTEVAMNIKRLMDIGSYRGIRHRRGLPVRGQRTHTNARTKKGPRRAIAGKKKVTK; from the coding sequence ATGGCTCGTATTGCTGGCGTCGATCTCCCGAGAGACAAGAAGGTCGAGATCGGTCTGACCTACATCTACGGCATTGGCCGTCATGCCGCCCAGGAAATCATCGAGAAGGCGGGCATCGACGCCAATCTGCGCATTCGCGATCTGACCGACGCGGACGTGAACAAGATCCGCGGCGTCATCGAGCGCGATCACAAGGTCGAAGGCGCGCTCAGGACCGAAGTGGCGATGAACATCAAGCGGTTGATGGACATCGGGTCGTATCGGGGCATTCGCCACCGTCGCGGCCTGCCAGTCCGCGGCCAGCGGACGCACACCAACGCGCGCACGAAGAAGGGGCCGCGTCGGGCGATCGCCGGCAAGAAGAAAGTGACGAAGTAG
- the rpsK gene encoding 30S ribosomal protein S11 — protein sequence MATGKKAKRVVEAEGVAHISATFNNTTITITDSHGNAVSWGSSGKAGFKGSKKSTPFAATVAAEQAAREALSAGVKRVHVKVQGPGSGRESAIQALATAGLQVKSIKDVTPIPHNGCRPPKRRRV from the coding sequence ATGGCGACTGGGAAGAAGGCAAAGCGGGTCGTGGAAGCGGAAGGTGTGGCGCACATCAGCGCTACCTTCAACAACACGACGATCACCATCACGGACTCGCACGGCAACGCGGTGTCCTGGGGCTCCTCCGGCAAGGCCGGGTTCAAGGGCTCCAAGAAGTCGACGCCGTTCGCGGCGACCGTTGCCGCCGAGCAGGCCGCGCGTGAAGCGTTGTCGGCCGGTGTGAAGCGCGTCCACGTGAAGGTGCAGGGCCCGGGTTCGGGCCGTGAGTCGGCGATTCAAGCCTTGGCAACGGCTGGCCTCCAGGTCAAGTCGATCAAGGACGTGACGCCGATCCCGCACAACGGCTGCCGTCCCCCCAAGCGTCGGAGAGTTTGA
- the rpsD gene encoding 30S ribosomal protein S4 produces MGRYTGPSCKQCRREGTKLFLKGTKCFTEKCPVERRPYAPGQHGQNTARRRKSSEYSKQLREKQKIKRIYGISEQQFRNTFQKVRPMPGITGHNLLAALESRLDNMIYRMGFAPSRKAARQLIRHRHVEINTKTVDIPSYMVAPGEEVRIRQKSREVQPILAAMDQSSRGAPLSWLAVDRDTFSGRMLERPSRPNIPIAAQEQLVVELYSK; encoded by the coding sequence ATGGGTCGCTACACCGGGCCGAGCTGCAAGCAGTGCCGGCGCGAAGGAACGAAGCTTTTCCTGAAGGGCACCAAGTGCTTCACGGAGAAGTGCCCCGTCGAGCGTCGTCCGTACGCTCCGGGCCAGCACGGCCAGAACACCGCGCGCCGCCGCAAGTCGTCCGAATACTCGAAGCAGCTGCGTGAGAAGCAGAAGATCAAGCGCATCTACGGCATCTCGGAGCAGCAGTTCCGGAACACCTTCCAGAAGGTGCGTCCGATGCCGGGGATCACGGGCCACAATCTCTTGGCCGCGCTCGAGAGCCGTCTGGACAACATGATCTACCGCATGGGTTTCGCGCCGAGTCGCAAGGCCGCGCGCCAGCTCATTCGCCACCGCCACGTCGAGATCAACACCAAGACGGTCGACATCCCGAGCTATATGGTGGCGCCGGGCGAGGAAGTGCGCATTCGCCAGAAGTCGCGCGAGGTGCAGCCGATCCTCGCCGCGATGGATCAGTCGTCGCGCGGCGCGCCGCTGTCGTGGCTCGCCGTCGATCGCGACACGTTCAGTGGCCGGATGCTCGAGCGTCCCAGCCGTCCGAACATTCCGATCGCGGCGCAGGAGCAGTTGGTGGTGGAGTTGTATTCGAAGTAG
- a CDS encoding DNA-directed RNA polymerase subunit alpha, which translates to MANTIDLRGLVRPQLVEATKHEDNPNVAEFRLQPLERGFGHTLGNSMRRMLLSSLRGAAVWAFRIDGVVHEHQTIPGVVEDVHQIIGNLKTLTLTLPDDVEDVVLHIQKSEAGAVTAADISSSGGVRIVNPDHHLFTLQDDRDLNVDLYVNKGRGYVESDQHPIDRGLPVDLVRIDSIYNPVRRANFTVAETRVGQRTDYDRLVLTVETNGTISPEEAVSYAAALAQTHFQYFADFGSHSSAPIGQLADNGAGDGARLGSLLRTPIDDLELSVRSVNSLKNSNIRTLGDLVRQTESQILQVKNFGKKSLQEIADLLERENLNFGMRFEETGDGSVRVLDYGTPPSRAAAAAPDDMEE; encoded by the coding sequence ATGGCCAACACGATCGATCTCCGCGGACTCGTCCGCCCGCAGCTGGTCGAAGCGACCAAGCACGAAGACAACCCCAACGTCGCCGAATTCCGGCTGCAGCCCCTCGAGCGCGGCTTCGGCCACACGCTCGGCAACTCGATGCGGCGCATGCTGCTGTCGTCGCTTCGCGGCGCGGCGGTGTGGGCGTTCCGCATTGACGGCGTGGTGCACGAGCACCAGACCATTCCTGGTGTCGTCGAAGACGTGCACCAGATCATCGGCAACCTCAAGACGCTGACGCTCACGCTCCCCGACGACGTCGAGGACGTGGTGCTGCACATCCAGAAGTCCGAGGCCGGCGCGGTCACCGCGGCCGACATCTCGAGCTCCGGCGGCGTGCGCATCGTCAACCCCGACCATCATCTCTTCACGCTGCAGGACGACCGCGATCTCAACGTCGACCTGTACGTGAACAAGGGCCGCGGCTACGTCGAGTCGGACCAGCATCCGATCGACCGGGGCCTGCCCGTCGATCTCGTGCGCATCGACTCGATCTACAATCCGGTCCGCCGCGCCAACTTTACCGTCGCCGAGACGCGCGTCGGCCAGCGCACGGACTACGATCGCCTGGTGCTCACGGTCGAGACCAACGGCACGATCTCGCCGGAAGAAGCGGTGAGCTACGCGGCCGCGCTCGCGCAGACGCACTTCCAGTACTTCGCCGATTTCGGCTCGCATTCGTCGGCGCCGATCGGCCAGCTGGCGGACAACGGTGCCGGCGACGGCGCGCGCCTCGGCTCGCTCCTGCGGACGCCGATCGACGACCTCGAGCTGTCGGTTCGCTCCGTCAACTCGTTAAAGAATTCGAATATCAGAACGCTCGGCGATCTGGTGCGCCAGACCGAGAGCCAGATTTTGCAGGTCAAGAACTTCGGCAAGAAATCGCTTCAGGAGATCGCGGACCTCCTCGAGCGCGAAAATCTGAATTTCGGGATGCGGTTCGAAGAGACCGGCGACGGCAGCGTTCGCGTGCTGGATTACGGTACGCCGCCAAGCCGGGCCGCCGCCGCGGCGCCCGACGACATGGAGGAGTAA
- the rplQ gene encoding 50S ribosomal protein L17: MRHRKAGRQLRRTSEQKLALMRNLASSLIEHGAIETTEAKAKELRPFVEKLITKARSGTLHARRLAVRHVHKRETADKLFQELGPKFAARKGGYTRILKTGHRKGDGAEMARIELVGE, translated from the coding sequence ATGCGTCATCGTAAAGCGGGGCGCCAGCTTCGCCGGACCAGCGAGCAAAAGCTCGCGCTCATGCGGAATCTCGCGTCGTCGCTCATCGAGCACGGCGCGATCGAGACCACCGAAGCCAAGGCGAAGGAACTGCGTCCGTTCGTCGAGAAGCTGATCACGAAGGCGCGCTCCGGCACGCTGCACGCTCGCCGGCTTGCCGTGCGTCACGTGCACAAGCGTGAGACGGCCGACAAGCTGTTCCAGGAGCTCGGACCCAAGTTCGCGGCTCGCAAGGGTGGATACACGCGCATTCTCAAGACCGGCCACCGCAAGGGTGACGGCGCCGAGATGGCGCGCATCGAGCTGGTGGGAGAATAG
- the rpmB gene encoding 50S ribosomal protein L28: MAIQRNVCYACGKGVAFGNNVSHANNKTRRTWKPNLQVMRTLVDGKIEKVKVCTRCMNAGKVKRAPRGAAVV; this comes from the coding sequence ATGGCCATTCAGAGAAACGTCTGCTACGCGTGCGGCAAGGGCGTCGCGTTCGGCAACAACGTGTCGCATGCGAACAACAAGACGCGCCGCACCTGGAAGCCCAATCTGCAGGTGATGCGCACCCTCGTCGACGGAAAGATCGAGAAGGTGAAGGTGTGCACGCGATGCATGAATGCAGGCAAGGTCAAGCGGGCACCGCGTGGAGCGGCGGTCGTATAA
- the gmd gene encoding GDP-mannose 4,6-dehydratase produces MPTALITGITGQDGSYLAEFLLEKGYRVVGAVRRSSTTPYERIAHLVDRVELVSADLLDQTSLTDAVGDVKPDEIYNLAAQSFVAASWTQPVLTGEFTALGVTRMLEAMKKAAPKARFYQASSSEMFGKVVESPQSETTPFYPRSPYGVAKVYGHWITVNYRESFGLYAVSGILFNHESPRRGLEFVTRKVTDAVARIKLGLAKDVTLGNLDSRRDWGFAGDYVEAMWRMLQQDEPDDYVIGTGHTCSVLDLCKTAFSYVGLDYREHIKQDAKFYRPAEVDLLVANPSKAMRQLDWRPRVDFEQLVRMMVDADVERHRARA; encoded by the coding sequence ATGCCCACCGCGCTCATCACTGGCATCACCGGCCAGGACGGCTCGTACCTGGCCGAATTCCTGCTCGAGAAGGGCTACCGCGTCGTCGGCGCCGTGCGCCGCAGCTCGACGACGCCGTACGAGCGCATCGCACATCTCGTCGACCGCGTCGAGCTGGTCTCGGCCGACCTCCTCGATCAAACTTCACTGACCGACGCCGTCGGCGACGTGAAGCCGGACGAGATCTACAACCTCGCGGCGCAAAGCTTCGTCGCCGCGTCGTGGACGCAGCCCGTGCTCACCGGCGAATTCACCGCGCTCGGCGTCACCCGCATGCTCGAGGCGATGAAAAAGGCCGCGCCCAAGGCGCGCTTTTACCAGGCCAGCTCGAGCGAGATGTTCGGCAAAGTGGTCGAGTCGCCGCAAAGCGAGACGACGCCGTTCTATCCGCGCAGCCCCTACGGCGTCGCCAAGGTGTACGGCCACTGGATCACCGTGAATTATCGCGAGAGCTTCGGCCTCTACGCCGTCTCCGGAATCCTCTTCAATCACGAGAGTCCGCGACGCGGACTCGAGTTCGTGACGCGCAAGGTCACCGATGCCGTGGCGCGCATCAAGCTGGGGCTCGCGAAGGACGTCACCCTCGGCAATCTCGATTCGCGGCGCGACTGGGGTTTCGCCGGCGATTACGTCGAAGCGATGTGGCGCATGCTGCAGCAGGACGAACCCGACGACTACGTGATCGGCACGGGCCACACCTGCTCTGTCCTCGACCTGTGCAAGACGGCGTTTTCGTACGTCGGCCTCGACTACCGCGAGCACATCAAGCAGGACGCGAAGTTCTATCGGCCCGCCGAAGTCGATCTCCTCGTCGCCAATCCGTCGAAGGCGATGCGGCAGCTGGACTGGCGGCCGCGCGTCGACTTCGAGCAGCTCGTGCGCATGATGGTCGACGCCGATGTGGAGCGGCACCGGGCGCGCGCCTGA
- a CDS encoding GDP-mannose 4,6-dehydratase, protein MRALITGGGGFVGQWLARGLLARGDAVDLTGLGAAIRGPDILSRQERREVRWLPADMRDTEDVELVVQRSRPDVIVHLAGVSFPPDAERSPTTTYDVNALGAVRLLSAVRRQKSAGAVDPLVIIVGSGMQYGCHEPADMPLDERAVQRPTTIYAASKAAQEVAALQFHTSVGLRVIATRSFNHSGVGHGTQYLLPSLVGRVKRLAAGAEPRLVLGNDVVRDYLHVDDVVTAYLSLVERGQPGEVYNVASGRGVSVRQLAEDVLQRANVAAEISTDPSLTRASDIPVLIGSPAKLHEHTGWSPTKTHADIIDDLLHASTD, encoded by the coding sequence ATGCGAGCGCTGATCACGGGCGGCGGCGGATTCGTCGGACAGTGGCTCGCGCGCGGACTACTCGCGCGCGGCGATGCCGTGGATTTGACGGGACTCGGCGCCGCGATACGCGGACCCGACATCCTGTCCCGCCAGGAGCGGCGTGAGGTCCGCTGGCTGCCCGCCGATATGCGCGATACCGAGGACGTCGAGCTCGTCGTGCAGCGCAGCCGACCCGACGTGATCGTGCATCTGGCGGGCGTGAGCTTTCCCCCCGACGCCGAGCGCTCGCCGACGACGACGTATGACGTCAATGCCCTCGGTGCCGTGCGTCTGCTGTCGGCCGTGCGCCGGCAGAAATCAGCCGGTGCCGTCGATCCCCTCGTGATCATCGTTGGGTCGGGCATGCAGTACGGCTGTCATGAGCCGGCCGATATGCCGCTCGACGAGCGAGCCGTGCAGCGGCCGACGACGATCTACGCGGCGTCCAAGGCAGCGCAGGAGGTTGCGGCGCTGCAATTCCACACGTCGGTCGGACTGCGCGTGATCGCGACGCGCAGCTTCAACCACTCGGGCGTTGGCCACGGCACGCAGTATCTGCTGCCGTCGCTCGTTGGCCGCGTCAAACGACTCGCGGCGGGCGCCGAGCCGCGCCTCGTGCTCGGCAATGACGTGGTGCGCGACTATCTGCATGTCGACGACGTCGTGACCGCCTATCTTTCGTTGGTCGAGCGCGGTCAGCCCGGCGAGGTGTACAACGTGGCGAGCGGACGCGGGGTGAGCGTGCGGCAGCTCGCCGAGGATGTCTTGCAGCGCGCCAACGTGGCCGCGGAGATTTCGACGGATCCCTCGCTGACGCGCGCCTCCGACATTCCGGTTCTCATCGGTTCACCCGCCAAGCTGCACGAGCATACGGGCTGGTCGCCGACCAAGACGCACGCCGACATCATCGACGATCTGTTGCATGCCTCGACGGACTGA
- the carB gene encoding carbamoyl-phosphate synthase large subunit, giving the protein MPRRTDIHRILVIGSGPIIIGQAAEFDYSGTQATKALKEEGYEVILINSNPATIMTDPEFADRTYIEPVTPEFVELILEREKPDAILPTMGGQTALNVAMALSESGALDKYGVELIGANARAISLAEDRRLFGEAMERIGLAVAEGGIAESFDEAEAIVERTGYPAIIRPSFTLGGTGGGIAYNREEFERIVRSGLDLSPTHQVLVERSVIGWKEFELEVMRDHEDNVVIVCSIENIDPMGVHTGDSITVAPAMTLTDREYQVMRDAAVAIIREVGVDAGGCNIQFAVNPRDGEMLVIEMNPRVSRSSALASKATGFPIARIGAKLAVGYRLDEIANDITKTTPASFEPVLDYVVVKVPRFAFEKFPSASPYLTTQMKSVGEAMAIGRTFKEAFQKGMRALETGRSGWTTSARPIDDRLPDESLESLRGALRQPTPERIFQVKRALERGLSAADVHELTAIDPWFLNQMVELVEAERWYATLDDVDETDLRHMKRLGFSDRQLAVLRDETEAVVRERRWSLNVRPSYKMVDTCAGEFPSATPYLYGSYDEESEAPRTDCRSVVILGSGPNRIGQGVEFDYCCVRAVMALRERGFETIMINSNPETVSTDFDTSDKLYFEPLTFEDVLEIVEREQPEGVVVQLGGQTPLKLTRQLEAAGVKILGTSPESIDIAEDRRRFDKIARELGLTQPANGTATSLDEALEAAERIGYPVLVRPSYVLGGRAMQIVYDAESLQQYFATAARVSEDRPVLIDRFLEDAFECDVDAISDGHRVVIGGIMQHIEDAGIHSGDSACVLPPYLIGESDMQTMREQTISLARALGVIGLINVQYAIKDGVVYVLEVNPRASRTIPFVSKAIGVPLASLAARTMVGESLDDIGFIEEIVPPYVSVKEAVFPFNKFAGTDPVLGPEMRSTGECMGISDSFGSAFAKSQLAASNGLPLEGAVLITVVDSDKPTVTPIARRFHEMGFEVWATAGTAAYLRARGIPARRVLKVHEGRPNCLDMIVNRDIQLLINTPMGKHAQLDDYLLRQAAIVNRVSYTTTMSAASAASDAILSLKSRAPRVKSLQEWQAELAEARAAAAGQVHA; this is encoded by the coding sequence ATGCCTCGACGGACTGACATTCATCGCATTCTCGTCATCGGCTCCGGTCCGATCATCATCGGACAGGCGGCCGAGTTCGACTACTCCGGCACGCAGGCGACGAAGGCCCTCAAGGAAGAGGGATACGAAGTCATTCTGATCAACTCGAACCCGGCGACGATCATGACCGATCCGGAGTTCGCGGATCGGACGTACATCGAGCCGGTGACGCCGGAGTTCGTCGAGCTGATCCTGGAGCGCGAGAAGCCGGACGCGATTCTCCCGACGATGGGCGGCCAGACGGCGCTGAACGTCGCGATGGCGCTGTCCGAATCTGGGGCGCTGGACAAGTACGGCGTCGAATTGATCGGCGCGAACGCGCGCGCGATCTCGCTGGCTGAAGATCGTCGTCTCTTCGGCGAGGCGATGGAACGCATCGGTCTCGCCGTCGCCGAAGGCGGAATCGCCGAGAGCTTCGACGAAGCGGAAGCGATCGTCGAACGCACGGGCTACCCCGCGATCATTCGGCCGTCGTTCACCCTTGGCGGCACGGGCGGTGGCATCGCGTACAATCGCGAAGAGTTCGAGCGCATCGTGCGCAGCGGGCTCGATCTGTCGCCGACGCACCAGGTGCTCGTCGAGCGCAGCGTGATCGGCTGGAAGGAGTTCGAGCTCGAGGTGATGCGCGATCACGAGGATAACGTCGTGATCGTGTGCTCGATCGAGAACATCGATCCCATGGGTGTACACACGGGCGATTCCATCACGGTCGCGCCGGCGATGACGCTCACCGATCGCGAATATCAGGTGATGCGCGACGCCGCGGTGGCGATCATTCGCGAGGTCGGCGTCGACGCCGGCGGCTGCAACATCCAGTTCGCCGTCAACCCGCGCGACGGCGAGATGCTGGTCATCGAGATGAATCCGCGGGTGTCGCGGTCATCGGCGCTCGCCTCCAAGGCGACGGGGTTTCCAATCGCGCGCATCGGCGCGAAGCTCGCGGTCGGGTATCGCCTCGACGAGATCGCGAACGACATCACGAAGACGACGCCGGCGTCGTTCGAGCCGGTGCTCGACTACGTGGTCGTGAAGGTGCCTCGCTTCGCGTTCGAGAAATTTCCAAGCGCGAGCCCGTATCTCACGACGCAGATGAAGTCGGTCGGCGAGGCAATGGCGATCGGCCGCACGTTCAAGGAAGCGTTTCAAAAGGGCATGCGCGCGCTCGAGACGGGGAGATCGGGCTGGACGACGTCCGCTCGTCCGATCGACGACCGCTTGCCCGATGAATCGCTCGAGTCGTTGCGCGGTGCGCTACGCCAGCCGACGCCCGAACGCATCTTCCAGGTGAAGCGCGCGCTCGAGCGCGGGCTCTCGGCCGCCGACGTGCACGAGCTGACAGCGATCGATCCGTGGTTCCTGAACCAGATGGTCGAGCTGGTCGAGGCCGAACGTTGGTACGCGACGCTGGACGACGTGGACGAGACGGATCTGCGCCACATGAAACGACTCGGCTTCTCGGATCGCCAGCTGGCGGTATTGCGCGACGAGACCGAAGCCGTCGTGCGCGAGCGCCGATGGTCGCTCAACGTGCGGCCGTCATACAAGATGGTCGATACGTGCGCCGGCGAGTTTCCGTCGGCGACGCCGTATCTCTACGGCAGCTACGACGAGGAGAGTGAAGCCCCGCGCACGGACTGCCGCTCGGTCGTCATCCTCGGCAGCGGACCCAATCGCATTGGGCAGGGCGTGGAGTTCGACTATTGCTGCGTGCGCGCCGTGATGGCGCTCCGCGAGCGCGGATTCGAGACGATCATGATCAACTCGAATCCGGAAACCGTATCGACGGATTTTGATACGTCCGACAAGCTGTACTTCGAGCCCCTGACGTTCGAGGATGTATTGGAGATCGTTGAACGCGAGCAGCCCGAAGGCGTCGTGGTGCAGCTCGGCGGCCAGACGCCGCTCAAGCTGACGCGCCAGCTCGAGGCCGCCGGCGTGAAGATCCTCGGCACCTCGCCCGAATCGATCGACATCGCCGAGGACCGCCGCCGCTTCGACAAGATCGCGCGCGAGCTCGGGCTGACGCAGCCCGCGAACGGTACGGCGACGAGTCTCGACGAAGCGCTGGAAGCGGCGGAGCGGATCGGTTATCCCGTGCTCGTGCGGCCCTCATATGTGCTTGGCGGACGTGCGATGCAGATCGTCTACGACGCCGAGTCGCTGCAACAGTATTTCGCGACGGCAGCGCGCGTCTCGGAGGATCGCCCGGTGTTGATCGACCGCTTCCTCGAGGATGCCTTCGAGTGTGACGTCGACGCGATTTCGGATGGGCACCGTGTCGTCATCGGCGGCATCATGCAGCACATCGAGGACGCAGGCATTCACTCGGGCGACTCGGCGTGCGTGCTCCCGCCGTATCTGATCGGCGAGAGCGACATGCAGACCATGCGCGAGCAGACCATCTCGCTCGCGCGCGCGCTGGGCGTGATCGGGTTGATCAACGTGCAGTACGCGATCAAGGACGGCGTCGTCTACGTGCTCGAGGTGAATCCGCGCGCCAGCCGCACGATCCCGTTCGTGTCGAAGGCGATCGGCGTTCCACTGGCGTCGCTCGCTGCGCGCACCATGGTCGGCGAATCGCTGGACGACATTGGCTTCATCGAGGAGATCGTGCCGCCGTACGTGTCGGTGAAGGAAGCGGTGTTTCCGTTCAACAAGTTTGCGGGCACCGACCCGGTGCTCGGCCCGGAGATGCGATCGACGGGCGAGTGCATGGGGATCTCCGATTCCTTCGGCTCGGCATTCGCCAAGTCGCAGCTTGCCGCGTCGAACGGGCTGCCGCTCGAGGGCGCGGTGCTGATTACCGTCGTGGATTCGGACAAGCCGACGGTGACGCCGATCGCGCGCCGCTTTCACGAGATGGGCTTCGAGGTGTGGGCTACCGCGGGCACGGCGGCGTATCTGCGCGCGCGCGGCATTCCCGCGCGGCGCGTGCTCAAGGTCCACGAAGGCCGGCCGAACTGCCTCGACATGATCGTCAATCGCGACATTCAGCTGCTGATCAATACACCGATGGGCAAGCACGCGCAGCTCGATGACTATCTGCTGCGGCAGGCGGCGATCGTGAATCGCGTGTCGTATACCACGACGATGTCGGCGGCGAGCGCGGCGAGCGATGCGATTCTCTCGCTCAAGTCGCGTGCGCCGCGCGTGAAGTCGTTGCAGGAGTGGCAAGCGGAGCTCGCCGAGGCGCGCGCGGCGGCGGCCGGGCAGGTGCACGCATGA
- a CDS encoding DapH/DapD/GlmU-related protein, with product MSAGRGADVFVHESAYVDDGAQIGEGTKIWHFCHVMPGAVIGERCSLGQNVVMMNGTRMGHNCKIQNNVSIYEGVELEDDVFCGPSMVFTNVINPRSHVSRKNEYRRTLVKRGASIGANATIVCGVTLGDFAFVGAGAVITKDVLPYALMAGVPARRIGWMCQCGERLNGSGVGTCAACGTAYQRSGEGIAPANQSRKETA from the coding sequence ATGAGCGCGGGAAGAGGAGCCGACGTGTTCGTGCACGAATCCGCGTACGTTGACGACGGGGCGCAGATCGGCGAGGGGACAAAAATTTGGCACTTCTGCCACGTCATGCCGGGCGCCGTGATCGGCGAGCGCTGCAGTCTTGGCCAGAACGTCGTCATGATGAACGGCACGCGCATGGGCCACAATTGCAAGATTCAGAATAACGTGTCGATCTACGAGGGCGTGGAGCTCGAGGACGACGTGTTTTGCGGCCCGTCGATGGTGTTCACGAACGTCATCAACCCGCGCAGCCATGTGTCGCGCAAGAACGAATATCGGCGGACGCTGGTAAAGCGCGGGGCGTCGATCGGCGCGAACGCAACGATCGTCTGCGGCGTGACGCTCGGCGACTTCGCGTTCGTCGGCGCGGGCGCGGTGATCACGAAGGACGTCTTGCCGTATGCGCTCATGGCCGGCGTGCCGGCGCGGCGCATTGGCTGGATGTGTCAATGTGGCGAGCGCTTGAACGGATCGGGGGTCGGCACGTGTGCCGCGTGCGGCACCGCCTATCAG